DNA sequence from the Puntigrus tetrazona isolate hp1 chromosome 2, ASM1883169v1, whole genome shotgun sequence genome:
GGACTTCCCAGCAAGGTAAGCGACGCGATCGGTAGCTCACGTAAATTTTGATAAACCGATgctaaaagaaattaacatttgttCTGTTCTGTAAGTTGACCCGATGCAACCGGATAGATTGTTTTAACAGACAttataagtgtgttttttgtatatttcGCTCGTTGCCGTTTTAGTTACCCTGACAGACATATGTGATGTGTAATTATCACACCGTTTCAAATTTTGCGCTGCTTTTTCTCTTATACTGCTGTATTATCATCATGCTAACGTTAGCCCATAGCATGCAGATTTCTTTGGCAGAACTCTGAATGAACCACTTaagaacataaacacaaaacagcacaaatgGCGTGAGTCGGGCGTGCTGTACACTTTCATTTTCCTTATTATAAAAGGAACTAGGCCAGGTTTGTAGTTGAGCCAGCAATGAAGTCGCATTCccatattaattatattgtcaaTAAAGGTAATCTAAAGCGTTAGGAAGCACGGCATGAAGTTGGATCACTTTCCATGTACATGTCTTTTGTGGGGAAGCAAATGGTTAGCGCAGTCAGGTCTGTCTTACACAGCGGTATGCAAACAATGCAGCTCACAAGGCATGAGAATTCCTGTGCTCGTGCTTTTTGGTAAATGACATCAGTAAGAGGAAGTTGTCCCAACAACCAAACAGACAGTTGCTGTTCTCTTAAACTTTTGCCtcttatataaaaatgtttatttgggtACTTCCTGCTAATGTTCCTGATAAGACTGGCTTGACTACATTTTCATGCCTAGTTGCTATTCACTCTTCTCTTACCACAGCAGTCCTTGCAGTTGTCCCCAAAACTGATGTATTTTaagatttgttgttttttgtaattctcATGTGTCGTGATGTGAAACGAGTTGAAACATTGTTGACTTTTCTTCACGATTTACATTATATTCACCAATAAATAATACGCAGGCACGTCATATTAATTTGAGTTCAGAGTGTAACAGAACATCAGCTTTTCTTGAACCAAGTGGTCAGTTATTAATCGTTGTTATGGCCAGAAGGTTTTACAACTGAAGGCCTcgtttgaccaatcagaattcagTATCTCAAAGATGTCTAACATTTTCGGCAGCATTGGTTCTGAAGTATTTTTCCAATTCATTTTTCCACATAGGACTATGTTAAAGTGTTATAAGCCATGAACCAACCAACTATGATAATTACAACATTACAAACTTCGATGCAAAAATTAGATGTCAGCTTTAATGAAGATaagaattacattttcaaattatataatgaaattaaaaaaaaacagatacatataaaatatcGATATAAAGATGTTAATTGTGTATGCGGAAACAACATTTAACTATTATTTCCAAATAAAGTGttctttgcatttaatttctCTGATGGGTGGACATTTCTTGAAGAGTCATAGGTAATTGATTTTTGAAGAATtcacagttatttaaaaataagaaataatacagACTGGTGGTGTCAACAAAAGCATGTGCCCTCAGTCAACAATATCACAACTCTGTATGTGtgcctttaaaatattttggaaaaacataattgttaaaaatcaatTCCCCTTTGGATGAaatgcatgtgattttttttttttttttttttttttttttaatatatctgtGACCCAAGTTGCTCTCTGTCACTGGTGTTAATGTTTCATCCCTTCTCTCTTTGCGTGAGCGTggctgtgtgttttataaatatatccaCTTAGTTGCAGGATGTTCAGTGGGTTTGCTGATTGAAAGACGTCACAAAGTCCTAAACAAATGACAGTAATAACTATAAACCTTTGATCGCTGTGCAAAATGCCTCCACTTTGTGTGTGATTTCAGAACTAGGCATGACCGCCGAGTCTGACTTTCCAGAAGAGTGAGTGTGAATGGAGCGGACGAGTCATGGACAGCCAGTGCAGCGGCAGTGTGGGTTCACGGGCCACTACAGGGGCTGTGGTCAACATTAACTCAACGCCCATTTCTGCTCGTATCGAGTCCTATGAAGGGGGAGAACAGAAGTGCATCTCTGATGTCCGAAGAACCTTCTGCTTGtttgtgacctttgaccttttgtTCATCACCTTGCTGTGGATCATTGAGCTCAATGTATGTTGCGGTCATGCATTTCCATCagatacattattaataatgtaaagtttttgacgtcttttaaatatatgtggATTGATTTAGTGGCATGTCATTTTATCTGAAGCACACATGaggatttttttgttgctgtttgtcTCTATCCAGGTCAATGGAGGTATAAAGGAGCACCTCAAAAAAGAGGTGTTGGAGTATGATTACCACGAATcgttttttgacatttttgtaagtACTGACGTATACAACACCCTCTGTGTCTGAAATACTAGCTTGTTATTTGATTAAGTGTTTtcaagtatatattttagatcaGACGGATTTGGCTGACAAAAAACGTTTGGGAATCCCTAACTTATTGCATATCGAATAGATGTGTGCACAAGTAAACAGGACCTGCTTTTTATGGGATACATTACATTTCGGTGCTTTAGCAGGGAAATCACCAGCATTTAAAGGTGTGTATTCTGATGAAACTGCTTGTGGTTAAAATTTTTTAGGGCCAGTCCATCCAACGGTTCCCTTTTCAAAGATGACTCTTCTCACTTAACACCTCACTTACGCTCTTTCAAACCACACAGTTTCTGTCCAGGAAAACATAGGCCTGGTGTTACAGACAGGGCTTAAATTAAGCCTTCAAgtagtttctttttaaaatgtgccttagaaaaaaaatttattgctGCGTATTTTCGTACAAATCAACAGCACAAACATATGTAAAtgggacagttcacacaaaaatgacaattctgtaattaattcctcaccttcgtgtcattccaaaccaaaCCTGtgagaccttcgttcatcttcagaacacaaatttagatatttttgatgaaatctgagagctgacccttcatagacagcaacacacgTTTAAGGcctagaaaggtagtaagggCATTGTTGAAATAGTCTGTTAGACATCAGAGGTTTAACTGTGATTTTATGAAGCTAAGccttatttaactatttaagaAAGTAGGAAAGCCTTAGAGGTTTGGAAAGACTTAATGGTGAGCACATGGTGATCTAATTGAACTATTTAAGCCTTCTTTCTAGGGGTCGCATACATATAAAATGGCTTGTATCCGTGATATACACATgcagttgttttgaaatgattgttaaaaactttatttttaattgtttaaacaTGAGACTTCCTGCCTTAGTGTGCTGCTGGGGGGAATAAAAAGCATGGTTCTTATTACTTTGTGTTTGGGAAATAACTAGACTTTGCCCTTTAAGCTTCTGTTTGGCCCAGATTTATGTTAATACACAgtaatgccatttttaaaatgctaccTCGCTGCATTCTTTAAACTGATGTTTTAAAGTAACAAATCATTTAAGAAAGGCTGATGAGCAAGTTCTGAAAGTTTGATGCATGTAACACTACCGTTTGAAATCCAGTGATATTGTAAAAAggtattgcaatttaaaatgttttctgcttttatatatttaagaaattatattGACATTGATTCCTGTAAATTCCTGCAACGCTGAAATGTAATCAAGTCTTAACATGATCCTTTCTTCAGTGGTCAAGAAACGGCTGCTTAGCTGGAAGCCCTGATATACTTTTGAATGTAATATAttgaatgtaaacatttaaacatattaaatgtaaatcttttgtaacatcatgaatgcctttactgtcacgTTTGATAAGTTTAATGTATAAACTGTGCGTGCTGTATATGTTGTTTATACGGAAGCAAAATCTAATGTTATTGTGTGAATGTTTCTGTCCTCAGCTCTTGGCTGTGTTCCGCTTCACGGCTTTGATTCTGGCCTATGCGGTTTGTAAGCTGCGCCACTGGTGGGCCATTGCGGTAAGAGACTATCCATGTCCCTCCATCCTCCACCAGAAGGCACTGTTGCTTTACTCATTAATAACTCTCTCTATTTTTCCTTTATGGTTTTAAAGTTGCTAGCTCAAAACAGTTCGACTTAACGTTGCTTGAACGTGCATTTATATGGGTTTAAAAGACCCATAGGTTAATATAACGACCATCGCATCTCTACATTTCTTCATTACAGATAACTACAGCAATCACAACTGGTTTCTTAATAGTCAAAGTAGTTTTATCAAAGGTATGAGATGCTTTTCTATTAAATTTTCTTCTTCacgttattcatttattaatgctgtGACCAAAATAACCTTCTGTTGTTGTCTAGCTTCTTTCACAGGGAGCTTTTGGGTATTTGTTACCCATTATCTCCTTTATTCTGGCGTGGATAGAGACGTGGCTGCTGGACTTCAAAGTCCTGCCCCAGGAGGCCGGGGATGAAATCAGTGagattttaatatctaaatgttaaaaaagtaatcGTAACTGTGATCAGTAAAGGCCAGTGGACGTAGTTATAACGTACGGAGATTGTGATTTGCTCGTGCGTTATGTAGCTGacgtgtgtgtgctgtgtggcAGGGTATCTTTCCGTGCAGAATGCGCTGGATCGAGAACCTCTTTTACACCCGGGACCCGCTCCAGACGGCCAGTTCTACTCTCCTCCTGAGTCCATGGCAGGTAATAACTCACTAACTGTTCGGTTCTTGCTGAACAAACGTGAAGATGGTTCCTGAAAATGGGCCACGTGGAAATCTAAAGTCGTGTGTTTTAATAGTTGTAATAACTTgcttttctgattttattatagtttgttAAAAAACACGTGTCACGGTTACATGCGTGAGATAAAGCACGTTTGAACAACATTAATCTTTCAGGAAATGCCCCTGTCAGAGCTCAGGTGCACTGCTGTGAGTGCTAGAGATATTCAAGGAAAATTGTATTTGGAGGTGTTGCAGCTGCGTTAAAGTGCCTtgggaaaatattaatattcctattaataaattgtatattttgctTCATTATGATTTTAcacacaaatagtttttttctggATGGTCAAAATCATATATTAAGCTGAGTGTCCAGCTTTGAGGTGtccatcattttaaaaaaaacaaaacaaaacaaaacaaaacaaaaaaaacaacatcaataatatatatatatatatatatattttttttactgttactaCTGAAAGCTATATCACATTATTATGGGGTCCCCTTTAAAGCTTttggaatctttttttttttaagttttgattCTTGCATTTTGACAATAAACAGTATACTTATTGAACAAAATTTATCACAATTACCAGAAAATAGTAACCTTTGTTTTTTACCCCTTTGCCTCATATATTTCTgagatttttaaacaaaacaaacttttatgaTTAATAGTTACACAAAATCTGTTGCTATATCAATGTTCAAGAAAAAcaagtatatttttttgcagtcacTATGAAGATCCGtcagtatttttcttttctcacacTGCATGCGCCGGAAACAAAGCTGTGAAACACACCACGAgtagaaaaacattcatacacTAACATTATCTTTTATCTATTATCTATAtctatttctatatatacatacatatacagcaTGTATAATTTAATCTTCACAATTTGGGGAAAGAGTTGActaaaaggcatttataatcttacaaacaaaatcaaataagaatcctaaaaaaagaaGTATCTCTCTAGATTTGCTGACTTATTTCTAGTTTGATTGTTAAGTTTAGTTTATTTGCTTTAGCTAGATTTGGTTtgttggtaacattttatttttagttctttAGTCCTCAgtattatatgttaaaatgcataCTAACTGGcttattggctgtttattagtacatataaagcacatattctgcatgaacTTATTACACATTTTCTAATCCTACAAATACCTAaacttttttactgtttaaaagcagTTAATTGAgacaaaagtcatagttaatagttgttaataaataaagtttgaccatttacttttgttttcattctttGAACCTGATAGATAAATCAGCAGTGTCTATTGTAGGCAACTGCACTCTTTTTGGCATTACTGTATCTGtccatttgtgttttatgcatttatgataaATGATCGCATATGACTTTGCATTACCCTGTGCATTTATGTGCTTTAGTTTAGTTATATATCCATAAGTGAATAACATTGGAGTAAGTATATTTAagtgtataatgtgtgtgtgtaaaatatatagtgtactatatagtgtatatatatttcttttctttttttttttttttgcaagaactttttatagtgttttattgtattagttCATGTATCAGTTTTCATTTGCTTAGTTGGTTAGGAAAACATCACAGACCACAAAATGATGTGCactttattaaaatgagaaaattggaaatgtgcattttacaaatattacttACCTAGTGCATTCATAAAACCATTGTGCATTCATGTTTTGTTGTTAATCACACTAAAAATGATCTTTTGCTTCTGTAGACTCCGATGAAGACCTTGATGATAAACATGATCTTGAGAAGCCCATCATCTAGCAGGTATCAATACTAAtgctcattttattaaatgtttttcttccttAGTTGAATTCATCTAAATAatctattttgcttttttcattaGGAACTCCAGATTAAACTGATTCGACTCTTCCAGCTCCGCTCGACCTCGGGCCACATGTCTTAACATGGGTTTTTGTAGACGGGTGACCAGAACCAGAGTCACCCTGCCTTAAATCCACCATCGCCGTGCTCAGCATTATGTTTATTTGTCTCTCAATGCCCACTCAAGCTCTTAGTGCAATCGATTTTTTtgtgtcttaaaaaaaatagtttatgtactgaaactgaaaaatgaaggattttaatgtgtattttgatCATCAAATGATATCAGTGTTGAACGCCACATTTATGATCTTCAGATGCTTCCATGTAACAAAACGACTGCCGTCTCACGTTAAGCTATAATCTCCATATGTGTATTAACACTGTTATGCCTCTGATCTCACGTACAGCACCGGAGTTGACCTAAATGTGAAAAGCAGTATAGTCTCAGGTCTGCACTGCCACTCATCTGTGTGcgaaaatgtcatgttttttctttccgtcgtcttttttttaatgctttttctaCCAATCTGAACGGAGAGAGATGATAGGTTAGGCTTGATGTACTTGCAAATTAAAGGACTCGACTAGTTTTGC
Encoded proteins:
- the stard3nl gene encoding STARD3 N-terminal-like protein, with the protein product MDSQCSGSVGSRATTGAVVNINSTPISARIESYEGGEQKCISDVRRTFCLFVTFDLLFITLLWIIELNVNGGIKEHLKKEVLEYDYHESFFDIFLLAVFRFTALILAYAVCKLRHWWAIAITTAITTGFLIVKVVLSKLLSQGAFGYLLPIISFILAWIETWLLDFKVLPQEAGDEIRYLSVQNALDREPLLHPGPAPDGQFYSPPESMADSDEDLDDKHDLEKPII